A single genomic interval of Coregonus clupeaformis isolate EN_2021a chromosome 36, ASM2061545v1, whole genome shotgun sequence harbors:
- the LOC123482717 gene encoding uncharacterized protein LOC123482717 isoform X1, with translation MVQSKMEHGEVPRLMKYYTITTGNTTGSHIQFTRQLGGGFTEVMSPEQSDVIMAFCPIVSRAGTDIEAALQQIPVGKPVILVLLHHTFNPDYTVPDSSRLVTRGDVILTVDCLFHESQGLLECHRNEEAAKEIRKKLDIHPEVEHQFINIFTLLLANLSGWGLHLWDYFIGSLMPGKLNQEKNEYELMMDCKNLSNVLLFFFFLLKTKDPMNIKCMIICVFCGIVVISAIGLLLRK, from the exons ATGGTTCA ATCCAAAATGGAACACGGAG AGGTGCCAAGGTTGATGAAATACTACACCATCACCACTGGCAATACTACGGGTTCTCATATCCAGTTCACGAGACAGCTTGGAGGAGGCTTCACTGAAGTGATGTCACCAGAGCAGAGTGATGTCATCATGGCTTTCTGTCCCATTGTCTCTCGTGCTGGTACTGATATTGAGGCAGCACTGCAGCAGATTCCAG TTGGTAAACCTGTCATTCTGGTATTGCTGCATCACACCTTCAACCCAGACTACACCGTACCTGACAGCAGCAGACTAGTGACCAGAGGTGATGTAATACTCACAGTGGACTGTCTCTTTCATGAGAGCCAGGGACTACTGGAGTGTCATCGCAATGAAGAAGCCGCTAAAGAGATTAGGAAGAAGCTTGACATACATCCTGAGGTGGAGCATCAATTTATCAATATCTTCACTCTGTTGTTGGCAAATCTGAGTGGGTGGGGTTTGCACTTGTGGGACTATTTTATTGGTTCCCTTATGCCAGGCAAGCTAAATCAAGAAAAAAACGAATATGAGTTGATGATGGACTGTAAGAACTTATCTAAtgtgcttctttttttcttttttcttttaaaGACCAAAGACCCGATGAACATTAAG TGTATGATTATCTGTGTCTTTTGTGGTATAGTTGTAATCTCGGCCATTGGGCTTTTGTTAAGAAAATGA
- the LOC123482717 gene encoding uncharacterized protein LOC123482717 isoform X2, whose product MVQSKMEHGEVPRLMKYYTITTGNTTGSHIQFTRQLGGGFTEVMSPEQSDVIMAFCPIVSRAGTDIEAALQQIPVGKPVILVLLHHTFNPDYTVPDSSRLVTRGDVILTVDCLFHESQGLLECHRNEEAAKEIRKKLDIHPETKDPMNIKCMIICVFCGIVVISAIGLLLRK is encoded by the exons ATGGTTCA ATCCAAAATGGAACACGGAG AGGTGCCAAGGTTGATGAAATACTACACCATCACCACTGGCAATACTACGGGTTCTCATATCCAGTTCACGAGACAGCTTGGAGGAGGCTTCACTGAAGTGATGTCACCAGAGCAGAGTGATGTCATCATGGCTTTCTGTCCCATTGTCTCTCGTGCTGGTACTGATATTGAGGCAGCACTGCAGCAGATTCCAG TTGGTAAACCTGTCATTCTGGTATTGCTGCATCACACCTTCAACCCAGACTACACCGTACCTGACAGCAGCAGACTAGTGACCAGAGGTGATGTAATACTCACAGTGGACTGTCTCTTTCATGAGAGCCAGGGACTACTGGAGTGTCATCGCAATGAAGAAGCCGCTAAAGAGATTAGGAAGAAGCTTGACATACATCCTGAG ACCAAAGACCCGATGAACATTAAG TGTATGATTATCTGTGTCTTTTGTGGTATAGTTGTAATCTCGGCCATTGGGCTTTTGTTAAGAAAATGA